From one Candidatus Chlorobium masyuteum genomic stretch:
- a CDS encoding TIGR04326 family surface carbohydrate biosynthesis protein has translation MKNSEATGEQLFIWDSEQIPPVMADWTSMLWRRFGDGVSPREVSIPKLIEENAAALKASYLSWIYNLGELRINGQRVVDRLEIRSGFSYWWMTHLAEKCNYSKSPQITVAFRLLAFALWATGRTFDRVILASDDGRLAKCIRLWCSDSGLKFEWQRLKVSRAKPKTFLKRCYHRFPYSFQALFSLGYYLFHRWPLRDSGRKAWRETTGQLTFISYFFNLDPDAAKEGCFKSRYWAHLPDNLQREGVQTNWLHLYVKDGLHPSAKKAAITLKQFNITGKGSQTHVTLDSFLSAKVVLMVLFDAFRLSMVSRGLRKTIASSRAASVNLWPLFDEEWLNALKGPAALMNLLFFRLFESAINELPKQRAGVYLQENQAWEFACIHAWKHADHGLLIGTPHSTVRYWDLRYFFDSRSYRRTGVNDLPLPDKVALNGVAALDEYLKGGYPEADCVEVEALRYIYLSDFTAKRNRVLMPSNVVVHLLVLGDYLQSNTRKQMRLLEQAVPLMQVDLTIIVKPHPNCPIVPEDYPHLRMNVTMAPIWTLVAACDVAYTSNATSAAVDAYCMSVPVVSVLDSDDLNQNPLRGRGGVFFAGSPKELADALISASTSSISTEGRSVFFTLDPELPRWRTLLLNFPSL, from the coding sequence TTGAAGAACAGTGAAGCTACCGGTGAACAACTATTTATCTGGGATTCAGAGCAGATTCCGCCGGTTATGGCCGATTGGACTTCGATGCTCTGGCGCAGATTTGGAGATGGTGTTTCGCCAAGAGAAGTTTCAATTCCGAAGCTGATTGAAGAGAATGCAGCTGCTTTGAAAGCAAGCTATCTGTCGTGGATTTATAATCTTGGAGAGTTGCGTATCAATGGTCAGCGTGTTGTTGACCGATTGGAAATACGATCCGGGTTCAGTTATTGGTGGATGACACATTTGGCGGAGAAATGCAACTACAGCAAATCTCCTCAGATTACCGTTGCTTTCAGACTATTAGCCTTTGCGCTTTGGGCAACTGGCCGGACCTTTGACAGAGTGATACTTGCCAGCGATGACGGCCGACTGGCAAAATGCATTCGGTTATGGTGCTCTGACTCAGGATTGAAGTTTGAATGGCAGCGTCTGAAAGTGAGCCGGGCAAAGCCGAAAACTTTTTTAAAACGCTGCTATCATCGCTTTCCTTATTCCTTTCAGGCGCTTTTCTCATTGGGATATTATCTTTTTCATCGTTGGCCTTTAAGGGATTCAGGGCGTAAGGCCTGGAGAGAAACAACCGGTCAGCTAACGTTCATCTCATATTTTTTTAATCTGGATCCTGACGCGGCTAAAGAGGGTTGTTTCAAGAGCCGTTACTGGGCGCATCTGCCGGATAATCTGCAGCGGGAAGGTGTTCAAACCAATTGGCTTCATTTATATGTAAAGGATGGATTGCATCCATCAGCCAAAAAAGCTGCTATTACCCTGAAGCAATTCAACATAACAGGCAAAGGAAGTCAGACACATGTTACTCTTGATTCTTTTTTGAGTGCCAAAGTTGTTTTGATGGTTTTGTTCGATGCTTTCAGACTGTCAATGGTGAGCAGAGGTTTACGAAAAACGATCGCCTCTTCAAGAGCTGCTTCCGTGAATCTCTGGCCATTATTCGATGAAGAATGGCTGAATGCATTAAAAGGCCCGGCAGCCTTGATGAACCTCCTTTTTTTTCGTTTATTCGAATCTGCGATTAATGAATTGCCAAAACAACGAGCCGGTGTTTACTTGCAGGAGAATCAGGCATGGGAGTTTGCATGTATTCATGCATGGAAACATGCTGATCATGGCCTGTTAATAGGTACTCCGCACTCTACGGTTCGATATTGGGATCTTCGTTATTTTTTTGATTCCCGAAGTTACAGGCGAACAGGTGTGAATGATTTGCCCCTTCCGGACAAGGTCGCACTTAATGGGGTAGCTGCACTGGATGAATATCTGAAAGGAGGGTATCCTGAAGCAGATTGCGTTGAAGTTGAAGCTCTTCGCTACATCTATTTATCGGACTTTACAGCGAAGCGTAACCGGGTGCTGATGCCATCGAATGTTGTTGTGCATCTTCTTGTTCTCGGGGATTATTTACAGAGCAATACCCGGAAGCAAATGCGCCTGCTTGAACAGGCAGTACCTTTAATGCAGGTAGATTTGACTATTATCGTCAAACCCCATCCAAATTGCCCGATAGTACCGGAAGATTATCCGCATTTGCGGATGAATGTAACAATGGCTCCAATATGGACACTTGTTGCAGCCTGTGACGTTGCCTATACAAGTAATGCTACTTCAGCAGCAGTAGATGCCTATTGTATGTCGGTGCCGGTAGTTTCCGTTCTTGACTCTGATGACCTCAATCAAAATCCTCTTCGCGGGAGGGGAGGTGTTTTTTTTGCCGGTTCGCCAAAAGAGCTGGCTGATGCGTTGATTTCGGCTTCTACCTCCTCAATTTCCACAGAGGGCAGGAGTGTATTCTTTACGCTTGATCCGGAGTTGCCTCGCTGGCGAACATTGCTGCTGAATTTCCCGTCTTTGTGA
- a CDS encoding phosphoglycerate dehydrogenase produces MKKVSKVLITTVPFAERNRLPLEIIEDAGIEYCINPLCRKLTEDEMEEMISDFDVVIAGTELITEKVMNRASRLKLISRVGIGLDSIDLLAAERRGIKVSYTPDAPAPAVAELTIGLMLSLLRSVHLANVEMHRGEWHRYFGRRISEVTIGIIGAGRIGGRVLRHLSDFGSPRILVNDIHPDHHLSDELTLEWVGKEEIYREADVITLHLPMTVHTKNLIRREHLMQMKSDALLINTSRGGIINEHDLAEVLKSGYLGGAAIDVFEHEPYCGELTGIDTCLLTSHMGSMSIDCRTRMEIEATEEVVRFLAGQALTGVVPAEEYELQRQRL; encoded by the coding sequence TTGAAAAAAGTATCTAAAGTTCTTATTACAACCGTTCCGTTCGCTGAAAGGAATCGTCTTCCGCTGGAGATTATTGAGGATGCCGGCATAGAGTATTGTATCAATCCGTTATGTCGCAAGTTAACGGAAGACGAAATGGAAGAGATGATTTCCGATTTTGATGTCGTTATTGCAGGCACTGAACTTATAACCGAGAAGGTTATGAACCGTGCCAGTCGTCTGAAGCTGATATCACGTGTCGGTATCGGACTTGACAGCATTGATTTGCTTGCGGCAGAACGGAGAGGTATCAAGGTGAGTTATACTCCGGATGCGCCAGCTCCTGCAGTAGCAGAACTGACGATCGGGCTTATGCTTTCACTGCTGCGCTCTGTACATCTTGCCAATGTAGAGATGCATCGCGGTGAATGGCATCGTTACTTCGGGAGGCGAATTTCTGAAGTTACGATCGGTATTATTGGTGCCGGTCGCATCGGAGGACGAGTGTTGCGGCACCTCTCTGATTTTGGTTCCCCACGAATACTTGTCAATGATATACATCCGGATCACCATTTGTCCGATGAGTTGACGCTGGAGTGGGTGGGTAAGGAAGAGATTTATCGGGAGGCTGATGTGATTACACTTCATCTTCCCATGACCGTTCATACGAAAAACCTGATCCGAAGAGAACATTTGATGCAAATGAAATCTGATGCACTGCTCATCAATACATCCCGGGGAGGAATTATCAATGAGCATGATCTGGCTGAGGTGCTCAAATCTGGGTATCTTGGAGGGGCGGCTATTGATGTATTTGAGCATGAACCATACTGTGGTGAACTGACCGGGATTGATACGTGTTTGTTGACCTCGCATATGGGCTCCATGTCGATAGATTGCCGGACAAGAATGGAGATTGAAGCGACTGAAGAGGTCGTGCGTTTTCTTGCCGGACAAGCTTTGACGGGAGTTGTGCCCGCAGAAGAGTATGAACTACAAAGGCAAAGACTATGA
- a CDS encoding FkbM family methyltransferase, with the protein MNAQAKRIINTIVRLLVNTCSRNRIGQYLLSQILHASMETLAEVSYHNLKLQFGIPNQICDFRIKTFTSKEPETLEWIDRIPEGSVLWDIGANIGLYSCYAAKARKCRVFAFEPSVFNLELLARNIFANHLVDSVMVVPLPLSDFLQTSTLNMTSTEWGGALSSFGEVFGDNGLPMQKVFEFRTIGLTMEDAIHRLLIPQPDYIKMDVDGIEHLIVKGGVGVLSKVKGMLVEVNEDFNKQADDVAHYLKASGMELKEKRHAEMFEGSERFGHSYNQIWHRPE; encoded by the coding sequence ATGAATGCGCAGGCTAAACGAATAATAAACACTATAGTTCGTTTACTGGTTAATACGTGTAGCCGAAACAGGATTGGACAGTATCTCCTGAGTCAGATACTTCATGCCTCGATGGAGACATTGGCCGAGGTCTCTTATCACAATCTGAAATTACAATTTGGCATACCGAATCAAATATGTGACTTCAGGATAAAAACATTTACGAGCAAGGAACCTGAAACTTTGGAGTGGATTGATCGTATTCCTGAGGGTTCTGTTTTATGGGATATCGGTGCAAACATCGGACTGTATAGCTGTTATGCTGCAAAAGCAAGAAAATGCAGGGTTTTTGCTTTTGAACCTTCGGTTTTCAATCTTGAACTTCTTGCTCGAAATATATTTGCCAATCACCTTGTTGATAGCGTAATGGTTGTTCCTTTGCCGTTAAGTGATTTTTTGCAAACGAGTACACTTAATATGACTTCGACTGAATGGGGTGGTGCGCTTTCATCCTTTGGCGAGGTTTTTGGCGATAATGGTCTTCCTATGCAGAAGGTTTTTGAATTCAGAACAATCGGACTTACCATGGAAGATGCCATTCACCGGCTTCTTATTCCGCAACCTGACTACATAAAAATGGATGTGGACGGGATTGAACACTTGATAGTCAAGGGGGGGGTGGGCGTTCTCAGTAAGGTCAAAGGAATGCTGGTTGAGGTTAATGAAGACTTTAACAAACAGGCGGATGATGTTGCTCATTATCTGAAGGCTTCCGGGATGGAGCTTAAAGAAAAACGGCATGCTGAAATGTTTGAAGGTTCTGAGAGGTTTGGACACAGTTATAACCAGATATGGCATCGTCCAGAGTAA
- a CDS encoding HpcH/HpaI aldolase family protein gives MNRPEKIFGIRKLLAANLPSVGSWMQIPHASIAEIMGQAGYDWVAVDMEHGAFAVNQLPDLFRALELGGTLSLARLAEGSFKDCKQALDAGAGGVIVPMIESASQLIQVRDACRWPPAGKRGVGFSRANLFGKHFDAYCIEAQAPLLVAMIEHICAVENLDEILCVEGLDAIMIGPYDLSASMGQTAKFESSEFISAMDHILKLCRKHHISCGLHVVMPDVAILQQRIKEGYLFIAYSIDSVFLHQSVEKPQYPLP, from the coding sequence ATGAATCGTCCTGAAAAAATTTTCGGTATACGCAAATTACTTGCAGCAAACCTGCCCTCTGTCGGCAGCTGGATGCAGATTCCTCATGCTTCTATTGCCGAAATAATGGGGCAGGCGGGTTATGACTGGGTGGCAGTAGATATGGAGCATGGTGCATTTGCGGTGAATCAGTTACCGGATCTGTTTCGTGCTCTGGAGTTGGGTGGTACGTTATCTCTTGCGCGTCTGGCAGAAGGAAGTTTCAAGGATTGCAAGCAGGCGCTTGATGCCGGTGCCGGTGGTGTGATTGTTCCCATGATTGAAAGTGCATCCCAGTTGATCCAGGTTCGTGATGCATGCCGCTGGCCGCCAGCCGGCAAGCGCGGTGTCGGGTTTTCTCGTGCGAATCTTTTCGGCAAGCATTTTGACGCTTATTGTATAGAGGCTCAGGCTCCGCTGCTGGTTGCTATGATTGAGCATATTTGTGCTGTTGAAAACCTTGATGAAATATTGTGTGTCGAGGGATTGGATGCGATTATGATTGGGCCGTATGATCTGTCCGCCTCCATGGGGCAGACTGCAAAGTTTGAATCGAGTGAGTTTATTTCAGCAATGGACCATATCCTTAAACTGTGCAGAAAGCACCACATTTCCTGCGGTTTGCATGTAGTCATGCCGGATGTCGCTATACTTCAGCAACGGATAAAAGAGGGTTATCTGTTTATTGCCTATTCCATAGACTCGGTTTTTCTGCATCAAAGTGTTGAAAAACCACAATACCCCCTTCCTTGA
- a CDS encoding class I SAM-dependent methyltransferase, giving the protein MDHEVDRFLLNMPQKALILDIGGCWGWHWRRLARNRPDVGVVIIDFVRSNLTHAKNVLGDLVGRQVALVHADATALPFLINEEFSGFDGVWTVQTFQHIPDFKKALLEAFRVLKPHSGLFVNYSLNVQPPLRWLYQLFRKSYIIKGDVPGAFWLARASEEQKMFIEEVFGSKVSERWSEILFTPELHILFPGRAGSRLGQFDSFLSNNFGLLRYFARQHSFHCRKQ; this is encoded by the coding sequence ATGGATCATGAAGTTGATCGATTTCTTCTGAACATGCCTCAAAAAGCATTGATTCTGGATATAGGCGGTTGCTGGGGCTGGCATTGGCGCCGTCTTGCCCGGAACCGTCCGGATGTTGGCGTTGTGATTATTGATTTTGTGCGATCGAATCTGACTCATGCCAAAAATGTTCTGGGTGATCTTGTCGGGCGACAGGTGGCACTTGTTCATGCAGATGCGACAGCGCTTCCTTTTTTGATTAATGAAGAGTTTTCCGGTTTTGACGGGGTATGGACCGTTCAGACATTTCAGCATATTCCGGATTTTAAAAAGGCTTTGCTGGAAGCGTTCCGGGTACTTAAACCGCATTCCGGTCTGTTTGTAAACTATTCACTGAATGTTCAACCGCCTTTACGCTGGCTCTATCAACTGTTCAGGAAGAGTTACATTATAAAAGGAGATGTACCGGGGGCTTTTTGGTTGGCAAGAGCATCGGAGGAACAGAAAATGTTCATTGAAGAGGTTTTTGGCAGTAAGGTTTCCGAACGATGGAGTGAAATTCTTTTCACTCCTGAACTGCACATTCTATTTCCAGGCAGAGCAGGAAGCCGGCTCGGTCAATTCGACTCTTTTTTATCAAATAATTTCGGATTATTAAGATATTTCGCCCGTCAGCACTCATTTCATTGCAGAAAACAGTGA
- a CDS encoding 3-deoxy-manno-octulosonate cytidylyltransferase, translated as MKILALIPARMGSGRFPGKPMAPILGKPMIGHVYDRVLRSPLLDLVAVATCDQVIYDYIESTGGIAVMTGDKHERASDRCAEALLLLEKAHKTRYDIVVMVQGDEPMTHPDMIAEAVQPMLDDSDIQVTNLLGQIKDTAEFEDRNCIKVVCDLKMNALYFSREPIPTRSKAAEVPMGKQVCIIPFRRDFLIEYTELAPTPLEVAESVDMMRILEHGLKVRMARTIHNTQAVDTPDDLKKVEELMAKLNS; from the coding sequence ATGAAAATTCTTGCGCTTATACCTGCACGCATGGGTAGTGGACGTTTTCCGGGTAAACCTATGGCCCCGATTCTCGGAAAGCCGATGATCGGCCATGTGTATGATCGTGTTCTTCGTTCTCCCCTGTTAGATCTGGTGGCAGTAGCGACCTGCGATCAAGTAATCTATGACTATATAGAATCGACAGGCGGCATTGCTGTTATGACTGGAGATAAGCATGAGCGTGCGTCAGACCGTTGTGCTGAAGCTTTACTGCTGTTGGAGAAAGCTCATAAAACAAGGTATGACATAGTAGTAATGGTTCAGGGTGATGAACCGATGACCCATCCTGACATGATTGCTGAAGCGGTGCAGCCGATGCTGGATGATTCAGATATTCAGGTCACTAATCTGTTGGGTCAAATTAAGGACACAGCTGAATTTGAGGATCGGAACTGTATCAAGGTTGTATGTGATCTGAAGATGAATGCGCTCTATTTTTCAAGGGAGCCTATTCCAACGCGGAGCAAGGCTGCTGAAGTCCCCATGGGTAAGCAGGTATGTATTATTCCTTTCCGGCGTGACTTTTTAATTGAATATACTGAATTGGCGCCAACGCCTCTTGAAGTTGCAGAGTCAGTTGATATGATGCGAATTCTTGAGCATGGCCTGAAAGTGCGTATGGCCAGAACCATTCACAATACACAGGCTGTTGATACTCCGGACGATCTTAAAAAAGTGGAAGAGTTGATGGCAAAATTAAATAGTTGA
- a CDS encoding DegT/DnrJ/EryC1/StrS family aminotransferase — protein MAPLNLDAASDFPFDMERYASKVRYYRLARHALAEAMNCMQMVPGDRVLMPAFICRDLLAPIHAAGAVPVFYEVGRDMKPLELPVVDRVRAVLVVNYFGFPQDLFEFRRYCAAYGAVLIEDNAHGFFSRDAAGRLLGERGDFGLFSIRKTFLLPDGAMLMANTPEWQSRMSEQLPFRQESLSPSFWMNSCLASIERKTGIAFHTLSQELIRKFRFFRTGHAIAPPLSADEFVMPSLPAPHRVSMSMFAKQNFSKEIERRRRLYGVFHELLSLLHIKPLFNDLPEGTVPYGYPFYAEEAAAEQVKRVARLQGFDCIHWPALPVAVEQNAPSHYKQLWLINFLC, from the coding sequence ATGGCGCCATTAAATCTCGATGCGGCATCTGATTTTCCGTTTGATATGGAGAGATATGCGTCAAAAGTCCGGTATTACCGTCTTGCTCGTCATGCACTTGCGGAGGCAATGAACTGCATGCAGATGGTGCCGGGTGATCGGGTACTGATGCCGGCATTTATATGCAGAGATCTGCTGGCTCCCATTCATGCTGCAGGTGCAGTTCCTGTATTTTATGAAGTAGGAAGAGACATGAAACCCCTTGAGCTGCCTGTTGTGGACCGCGTGCGGGCAGTGCTGGTTGTTAATTATTTCGGATTCCCGCAGGATCTTTTTGAGTTTCGCCGTTACTGTGCAGCTTATGGTGCTGTGCTGATTGAAGATAATGCACACGGTTTTTTCAGCCGCGATGCCGCAGGGCGGCTATTGGGGGAAAGAGGGGATTTCGGCCTCTTTTCAATTCGTAAAACATTTCTATTGCCGGATGGCGCCATGCTTATGGCAAACACACCGGAGTGGCAGTCCCGCATGAGTGAACAACTCCCTTTTCGTCAGGAATCTTTGTCTCCGTCATTTTGGATGAACTCTTGCCTGGCATCTATAGAGCGGAAGACCGGGATAGCTTTCCATACGCTCTCTCAGGAGCTGATTCGAAAATTCCGGTTCTTTCGGACAGGCCACGCCATAGCACCTCCACTAAGCGCGGATGAATTTGTGATGCCTTCGCTGCCTGCACCGCATCGTGTTTCTATGTCAATGTTTGCAAAACAGAATTTTTCCAAAGAGATTGAACGGCGCCGCAGGCTCTATGGTGTGTTTCATGAGCTGCTTTCATTACTGCATATTAAACCGCTCTTTAATGACCTTCCAGAAGGAACGGTTCCATACGGTTATCCATTTTATGCCGAAGAGGCAGCAGCAGAGCAGGTCAAACGAGTTGCCCGTTTGCAAGGTTTTGATTGTATTCATTGGCCGGCTCTTCCGGTGGCAGTTGAGCAAAATGCCCCTTCGCATTACAAACAATTATGGTTGATAAATTTTCTATGTTGA
- a CDS encoding NAD-dependent epimerase/dehydratase family protein: protein MNYKGKDYEMDMKKVCVVGGSGFLGSHVCDQLSEAGYAVVIYDQVASPWQRSDQTMTVADILDERALDRAVQGCEAVYNFAAIADLDEAVDKPIEAVRVNVLGNTMLLEACHRHGVKRFVYASTVYVHSREGGFYRCSKHAAEQFVEEYQHRYGLDFTVLRYGSLYGPRSDHHNGLWRIVNKAVETGRVLYEGSPEAMREYIHVEDAARASVAALGDEFLNQHVVLTGQNPMRVIDLMKMLAEILGLSQDVDFVESEHAGHYIRTPYAYQTRLGRKYTPPLHVDLGQGLLELIGIIQKEQYSSKGRAE, encoded by the coding sequence ATGAACTACAAAGGCAAAGACTATGAGATGGATATGAAAAAAGTATGTGTAGTTGGCGGTTCGGGTTTTCTTGGATCGCATGTCTGTGATCAACTTTCCGAGGCTGGTTATGCTGTTGTTATTTATGATCAGGTAGCCTCTCCCTGGCAAAGATCAGACCAGACCATGACCGTTGCGGATATTCTTGATGAGCGTGCTTTGGACAGAGCTGTTCAGGGTTGCGAAGCTGTGTATAACTTTGCCGCCATTGCGGATCTTGATGAGGCTGTCGATAAGCCAATCGAAGCGGTCAGGGTAAATGTGCTGGGCAATACGATGCTGCTTGAGGCCTGCCACCGGCATGGTGTGAAGCGCTTTGTATATGCAAGTACGGTTTATGTGCACAGTCGAGAAGGGGGTTTCTACCGGTGCAGCAAGCATGCTGCGGAACAGTTTGTTGAAGAGTATCAGCATCGCTATGGGCTGGACTTCACCGTGCTTCGTTATGGCTCCCTCTACGGTCCGCGATCCGACCATCATAATGGTTTGTGGCGCATTGTTAATAAAGCAGTTGAAACCGGACGTGTTCTCTATGAGGGTAGTCCGGAGGCTATGCGTGAATATATCCATGTTGAAGATGCTGCCCGCGCAAGTGTGGCGGCTCTCGGAGATGAGTTTCTAAATCAGCATGTAGTATTGACAGGGCAGAATCCGATGCGTGTGATCGATTTAATGAAGATGCTTGCTGAAATACTTGGACTCTCCCAGGATGTTGATTTTGTTGAATCGGAACACGCAGGCCATTACATTCGTACTCCCTATGCCTATCAAACTCGTTTAGGAAGAAAATACACTCCGCCTTTACATGTCGATTTAGGACAGGGGTTGCTGGAGTTGATTGGTATCATTCAGAAGGAACAATATTCCTCGAAAGGAAGAGCTGAATGA
- a CDS encoding glycosyltransferase family 2 protein, producing MKPFFSVIIPTYNRAEILKKAIDSVLAQTFNDYEILVMDDGSTDNTRETVESFHDFRIYYHWAENSGGPATPRNRGIEAAQADWICFLDADDLWYPDKLKILSETINSFPDIDLFCHNEMLFHIKTGRRTLLKHGPDSADIYRIMLMEGNRVSTSATTVRRSFLNKYALRFNQSSDYVIVEDYDMWLRIACFGGQYHFISDICGEYIIDTDNISSDYKKMRHNHEVLLKDHVYYLQTFEQDKNRLWGKINARLLLGDSLYLFRSKKILSGISLLLQSIQSSPIGFIAYINSNLAARLCNYID from the coding sequence ATGAAGCCATTCTTTTCTGTAATTATTCCAACGTATAACAGAGCTGAAATATTAAAAAAAGCAATTGATTCTGTATTGGCACAGACTTTCAATGACTATGAAATACTCGTAATGGATGATGGCTCTACTGATAATACAAGAGAGACCGTTGAGTCATTTCATGATTTTAGAATTTATTATCATTGGGCTGAAAATTCCGGGGGACCAGCAACCCCAAGAAATCGGGGTATTGAAGCTGCACAAGCGGATTGGATATGTTTTCTTGATGCTGATGATCTATGGTATCCGGATAAGCTGAAAATATTATCAGAAACTATCAACAGTTTTCCTGATATAGATCTTTTTTGTCATAATGAAATGTTATTTCACATTAAGACAGGCAGGAGGACGCTCCTGAAGCATGGCCCGGACAGCGCGGATATTTACAGGATCATGTTGATGGAGGGTAATCGGGTATCAACCTCCGCGACAACGGTTCGGCGGAGTTTTCTTAATAAATATGCATTGCGGTTCAATCAATCTTCAGATTATGTGATAGTAGAGGATTATGATATGTGGCTGCGAATAGCTTGTTTTGGCGGACAATACCACTTTATTTCTGATATTTGTGGTGAATATATAATTGATACGGATAATATCTCTTCAGATTATAAAAAAATGCGACATAATCATGAGGTATTACTAAAAGATCATGTATACTATTTGCAGACATTTGAGCAAGACAAGAATCGTTTATGGGGTAAAATAAACGCACGTTTATTGCTTGGTGACTCGCTTTATTTGTTTAGAAGCAAGAAGATTCTATCAGGCATTTCTTTGCTTCTTCAATCGATTCAAAGTTCTCCAATCGGCTTTATTGCGTACATTAATTCGAATCTTGCGGCAAGACTATGTAATTACATTGATTAA
- a CDS encoding UDP-glucuronic acid decarboxylase family protein encodes MSSKDKMKSSYIRTLVTGGAGFLGSHLCDKLVAAGHDVLCLDNFFTGSKGNIAHLLKKSNFELIRHDVTFPLYVEVDEIYNLACPASPVHYQFDPVQTTKTSVHGAINMLGLAKRLKARIFQASTSEVYGDPEIHPQTEEYWGNVNPIGIRSCYDEGKRCAETLFFDYRRQYDLSIKVGRIFNTYGPRMHPDDGRVVSNFIVQALQNRPITIFGEGNQTRSFCYVDDLIDVIILFMQTPDSLTGPLNLGNSSEFTIRELAELVIDLTGSQSKLHFELLPEDDPKQRQPDLTKTTSALGWAPKTTLHEGLVKTIHYFDQLLQKGVEINNCSTDKGYS; translated from the coding sequence ATGTCATCAAAAGATAAAATGAAGAGTTCCTACATAAGGACGTTGGTAACTGGGGGTGCAGGCTTTTTGGGGTCTCATTTATGCGATAAATTAGTTGCAGCAGGTCATGATGTGCTCTGTCTTGATAATTTTTTCACAGGGAGTAAGGGGAATATTGCCCATCTTCTGAAAAAATCAAATTTTGAACTTATCAGGCATGATGTGACATTTCCGCTCTATGTCGAAGTAGATGAAATCTATAATCTGGCTTGCCCTGCTTCTCCTGTGCATTATCAATTTGATCCGGTTCAGACCACCAAGACTTCTGTTCATGGTGCAATCAATATGTTAGGGTTGGCAAAGCGGTTAAAAGCGCGAATTTTCCAGGCATCAACATCAGAAGTATATGGCGATCCTGAAATCCATCCTCAGACTGAAGAGTACTGGGGGAATGTTAACCCGATAGGAATCCGTTCCTGCTATGACGAAGGGAAAAGATGTGCGGAAACACTATTTTTTGATTATCGGCGTCAGTATGATCTTTCTATAAAAGTCGGGCGTATTTTTAATACCTATGGCCCTCGAATGCATCCTGATGATGGCCGGGTAGTCTCAAATTTTATCGTACAGGCATTACAAAACAGACCGATAACTATTTTTGGTGAAGGTAACCAAACCCGATCATTCTGCTATGTTGACGACCTTATCGATGTCATTATTTTGTTTATGCAGACCCCTGATTCACTGACAGGGCCATTAAACCTGGGCAATTCGAGTGAATTTACCATTCGTGAACTTGCAGAGCTGGTTATCGATTTAACGGGATCTCAATCTAAACTTCATTTTGAGCTTTTGCCGGAGGATGACCCAAAGCAGAGACAGCCTGATTTGACGAAAACAACTTCAGCTCTCGGGTGGGCTCCAAAAACAACACTGCACGAAGGCCTTGTTAAAACGATTCATTATTTTGATCAACTGTTACAGAAAGGAGTAGAGATTAATAATTGCTCAACGGATAAAGGATATTCATAG